DNA sequence from the Corynebacterium freneyi genome:
GGGGCCGCGGTCGCAATCGACGCGTCTGCCACCCGCGACGCGGACACGCCCGCTGCGGCGACGGTGTCCACGGCCATCGCCGACGTCATCCTCGCCCGCGCCGACCACGTCTTCGGCCTGGTGGGCAACGCCAACTCGCACGTGGTCAGCCACCTGACCTCCCGCGGCTTCCCGTACACCTCCACCCGCCACGAAGCCGGCGCGGTCGCCGCGGCCGACGCGTTCTTCCGGGCGGGCGGGGGCATCGCGGTGGCCACCACGACGTGCGGTGCGGGGTTCACCAACACCATCACGGCTCTCGCCGAAGCGAAGGCCGCCCGGGTGCCGATGGTCTACGTCACCGGTTCGGCCCCCGCCGCCGGGGCGCGCCACTTCGACCTGAACCAGGCGGGGCTTCTCGACGCGCTGGGCATCGACCACTTCACCCCCACCCCGGAAACCGCTGCCGCCGACGCCCACGCGGCATTCGCGCTGGCGCAGACGCACCAGGAGCCGGTCGTCCTGCTGCTTCCGTTCGATCTGCAGACCGCGCCCCTCGTCGACGGCGGCGACGTGTTGTCGCGCCCGGAGCTCCTGCGCCCGGCCCACGCCACGCCGACGCGCCCGATGTCCGACGGCCTGCGCGCCGATCTCGCCGGCGTCGCCGATGCGTTGGCTTCGGCCCGCCGCCCGCTGATCCTGTCGGGCCGGGGCGTGGTTCGCGCCGGAGTCGCCGATGACGTCGCGGCCCTGGGCGACCGCATCGGGGCGTTGCACATGCATTCGGCGATGGCTCGCAACGTCGTCGGCGGCCCGTGGTGCATGGGCACCGCCGGCGGCTTCACGCATCGGGCGCACGTTCCTATCGCCCGCGACGCGGACGTGGTGCTGGTTCTCGGGGCGAGCTTCAACGCACACCAGGTTCGGGGCGGTTCGTTGTTCTCGCCGGATGCGACGGTGATTCATCTGACGCTGGAGGAGCATCCCTCCAGCCGCGAGGTGGATGTGCGCGTGCTGTGCGATCTCGCGTCGGTGATGCCGGTGCTCGATGAGCTGGTCGCCGAACGTCTCGCCGACTCCGACGGCACCACCACCGCCGGCCCCGACGCCGCCGTCATCTCCCCCACTGCGCCCCGCCGCACGTGGCGCGATGAGCTGGGCGCGCTGCCGCCGGCGGAGGACCCGGTGACGCAGCCGGAGCTGTTCCACGAGCGCGGCGCCGACGGTCGCCTCGATCCGCGGGCGGCGCTGCGCGAGTTGGACCGCATCCTGCCGAAGCGGCGCACGGTCTGCACCGACGGCGGGCATTTCCTCGGGTGGGTGCCCATGTACCTGGACAGCCCGGATCCGCGGGCGCAGGTGTTGGTGGGCACGGCGATTCAGACGATTGGCCTGGGCTTTCCGACGGCCATCGGCGTCGCCGCGGCCCGACCGGACGATTACACCGTGTTGGTCACCGGCGATGGCGGCGGTTTGATGGCGCTGTCGGATGCGGAGACGGTGTTCCGCACGGTGCGGCGGGGTGCGGTCGTCGTGATGAACGACGCGGCGTACGGCGCGGAGCTGCACCAGTATCGTGCGGAGGGCCTGGACACCGCGTCGATGGTCATCGACGACGTCGATTTCGCCGCGGTGGGCCGTTCCTTCGGTGCGCGCGGGGTAACCGTCGCGGACATGTCGGACTTTGCGCGGGTGTCGGAGTTGCTTGACGACGACCCGTCGGGCGTCATCGTCATCGACGTGAAGATTTCCCGCGAGGTCATCGCCGACTTCATCTCCGAGGTGCTGAAGAAGCAGTAAGCGTCATCGCCGGAAAACGGTGGCGCCACCGCCTGGAAGGAGTGGACGCCACCGCGAAAAAACCGGCAGAGAAACCGGCGGGCGTTATTGGCCCAGGTTGGTGTTCGGGAATTCCCCGTCGACGTCGACCTTGCCGGCGGACTCGTTCCACGTGAACGTCAGGGTTCGGGTGTAATTCGGGGCCGCGGCGTTGGCTTCGCCGGATTCCATGAGGGCTTCCCAGTCCTTGTACTTCACCTCGAACCAGCCGTCGCCTTCGCCGACGATCTGGCCCTGCTGGCGGTAATCGGAATCGACGCCGAGGTATTCGCCGTCGTGGAACATGAGGATCTTGGTCAAGAACTGGGCGCTGCCCTGCGGCATCTGGTGGTACAGGGCGTAGGTCAACTCACCGCAGGGGTCGTAGTTGGTCTCCACCAGCTCCCAGTATTCGACCGGATCCGGCGTCGCCACGGTGTCGATGGCTTCGTCGAGCACCGCCGCAGTCTCGTCGATGCCGCAGTTGTCGCCCCCTCCGTCGCCTTCCGTCGTCGTGGTCGTGGTGGTTTCGGTCGTGGGGTCGGTTCCACCGTCACCGGCGGCACCGTTGGTTTCGGTGGTCGTGGTCGTCTCGGTGACCGTCGGCTCATCGCCGCCATTACCGCCGTCGCAGCCCGCCAGGGCCAGGCCCAGGGCGCACGCCATCGCAAGCCCGGCCGTCGCGGGGCCGGTTCGAATGATTCCTCGTCGCTCAAACATCGTCTTCTCCCGTCTGATCCGTCTTCTACTGGTCGTCGGTTTCCGTCATCTACGGTTCGTCGATTCCCGGCGCACCGGTCGTCGGCCCGCCGCCCGCACCGAACTCGGCACGAAAAACGGCGTCGAGGTGGTCGTCGAAAAGCACGAAAATAACCTCGGCCAGATCGTCCAGGGCACCGTCGGGCCTCGATTCGATCGCCCTGTGCGCCGCCGCCGCGACATCCTCGCCGCTCCAGCCGTAGGCACCGGCACCAATGGCGGGCACGGCCACGGACCTGGCGCCGACCCGACCCGCGGCGTCGAGGGCGCTGCGAAACGCCGACTCCAACACCGCGACGTCGGTCTCCCCCGCGTTCCTGTTCGGCCCGACCGCGTGAATGATCCACTGCGCCGGCAGGTCATACGCCGACGTGATCGTCGCCTGCCCCGCCGGCAGGCCGTCGGCGAGCGATTCCTCCCGGAGCCTGCG
Encoded proteins:
- a CDS encoding thiamine pyrophosphate-binding protein, which encodes MQRYSAETDHPETNTIGHGAAVAIDASATRDADTPAAATVSTAIADVILARADHVFGLVGNANSHVVSHLTSRGFPYTSTRHEAGAVAAADAFFRAGGGIAVATTTCGAGFTNTITALAEAKAARVPMVYVTGSAPAAGARHFDLNQAGLLDALGIDHFTPTPETAAADAHAAFALAQTHQEPVVLLLPFDLQTAPLVDGGDVLSRPELLRPAHATPTRPMSDGLRADLAGVADALASARRPLILSGRGVVRAGVADDVAALGDRIGALHMHSAMARNVVGGPWCMGTAGGFTHRAHVPIARDADVVLVLGASFNAHQVRGGSLFSPDATVIHLTLEEHPSSREVDVRVLCDLASVMPVLDELVAERLADSDGTTTAGPDAAVISPTAPRRTWRDELGALPPAEDPVTQPELFHERGADGRLDPRAALRELDRILPKRRTVCTDGGHFLGWVPMYLDSPDPRAQVLVGTAIQTIGLGFPTAIGVAAARPDDYTVLVTGDGGGLMALSDAETVFRTVRRGAVVVMNDAAYGAELHQYRAEGLDTASMVIDDVDFAAVGRSFGARGVTVADMSDFARVSELLDDDPSGVIVIDVKISREVIADFISEVLKKQ
- a CDS encoding LppP/LprE family lipoprotein, which codes for MFERRGIIRTGPATAGLAMACALGLALAGCDGGNGGDEPTVTETTTTTETNGAAGDGGTDPTTETTTTTTTEGDGGGDNCGIDETAAVLDEAIDTVATPDPVEYWELVETNYDPCGELTYALYHQMPQGSAQFLTKILMFHDGEYLGVDSDYRQQGQIVGEGDGWFEVKYKDWEALMESGEANAAAPNYTRTLTFTWNESAGKVDVDGEFPNTNLGQ
- a CDS encoding O-acetyl-ADP-ribose deacetylase, whose translation is MKITFIRGDITQVRADAVVNAANSSLLGGGGVDGAIHRAAGPELLAECRRLREESLADGLPAGQATITSAYDLPAQWIIHAVGPNRNAGETDVAVLESAFRSALDAAGRVGARSVAVPAIGAGAYGWSGEDVAAAAHRAIESRPDGALDDLAEVIFVLFDDHLDAVFRAEFGAGGGPTTGAPGIDEP